A single region of the Selenomonas sp. oral taxon 920 genome encodes:
- a CDS encoding helix-hairpin-helix domain-containing protein, translating to MPMFKKSLLILLVLALSALGGTMYGYYTEQSTISLDAGTNDLAETKRVITVYVTGEVKKPGLVTLTEGQRVADAVNAVGGVIETADVDRINMAAFLEDGMQVRVPERVGGFSEGSKPAVSGKNAEGLINLNTASEKELQELPGIGPAMSARIIEYREANGDFQNIEDIKKVRGIGNAKFEKLKDKVTI from the coding sequence ATGCCCATGTTCAAAAAATCCCTCCTCATTCTGCTTGTTCTTGCCCTTTCTGCCCTCGGCGGCACAATGTACGGTTACTACACGGAGCAGAGCACAATCTCTCTCGACGCTGGAACAAACGACCTTGCCGAAACGAAGCGCGTCATTACCGTATATGTGACGGGGGAGGTAAAGAAGCCAGGGCTCGTCACTCTGACGGAGGGGCAGCGCGTTGCCGATGCTGTGAATGCCGTAGGCGGTGTGATCGAAACAGCAGACGTTGACCGCATCAATATGGCAGCATTCCTAGAGGATGGGATGCAGGTTCGTGTACCGGAGCGCGTGGGAGGATTTTCCGAAGGCTCAAAACCAGCGGTATCCGGGAAAAATGCAGAGGGGCTGATCAATCTCAATACAGCGAGTGAAAAGGAACTTCAGGAACTGCCAGGTATCGGGCCTGCCATGTCCGCCCGCATCATCGAATATCGTGAGGCAAATGGCGATTTCCAAAATATTGAGGACATCAAAAAGGTGCGCGGCATTGGCAATGCCAAATTTGAAAAACTGAAAGATAAGGTGACCATATGA
- a CDS encoding DNA internalization-related competence protein ComEC/Rec2, with protein MKTGQYQLSFLSGLLFSFALGCTCSVWMHISFTESLPYLILFLLLFLLASGILLLKHNERTWIPFVGLFFMLGMLRFAAAYEIPVQDISRSVGEHVRVVGTIADAPRIRTDVDGTRHIRYTVHARELIQGHEERTARGKFYVYTKYKDMEENSVGKIGDMLTAEGKIRRPQSYQNPGQLDTRFLLRADGITAALFAKKDDIHIEKNTEISLVQAFMDWAANVRAHYFEGMAEVMPRSDAAAIFAMLFGGYEGIRPELLEAFTITGIVHILSVSGSHISLLAAVIAWVALFLHLPRWLSATAVIFAIVVYVILAGLVAPAIRSGIMGGVAFLGLILGRERDAQYLLVLTGLLMLLVSPLLLFHISFQLSFLATAGLLFLAPILREWMERLPRVIAASFSITMGAQLATLPVLAWHFNQISLSSLLSNLLVVPLVDLIIILGLAGGIAAFLVPVFGNIIFSVDSLLLGVTFEMTRAMAALPLSQIWLPSLGILSGLFYYIVLSILFLPKVYRKKVGIFIYRFRFNIIIISSFLFIALFSWQVLRTDEMEVHFIDVGQGDAALVVTPHGHAMLFDTGGTRDGDFDVGARVDLPYLRHYGIHEVDYIFLSHAHEDHAAGAGAILSHMPVKHVYTADEGTAAYARSMRLGDGSPLLRKMSRAEAGQSIILDGVTVDILYAPSYDSVDHTTGNEVSNVYRVRYGNASFLFTGDLVKEHEEKILSQKTELHTTVLKVPHHGSDTSSCEAFAREIRPLYAVYCVGADNTFGHPRPAVVERYERIGAKTLRTDIDGAIVFRTDGEHLSVSTFAEGKFLWN; from the coding sequence ATGAAAACGGGGCAGTATCAGCTCTCATTTCTCAGCGGTCTCCTTTTTTCGTTTGCGCTAGGTTGTACATGCAGTGTGTGGATGCACATCTCGTTTACGGAGTCTCTCCCATATTTGATTTTATTCCTGCTTCTATTTCTCCTTGCCTCCGGCATTCTGCTTCTGAAACACAATGAGAGAACATGGATTCCTTTTGTAGGGCTTTTTTTCATGTTGGGAATGCTTCGTTTTGCCGCAGCATATGAAATTCCCGTGCAGGATATTTCACGTTCGGTGGGAGAGCACGTTCGTGTTGTGGGAACGATTGCAGATGCACCGAGAATCCGAACGGATGTAGATGGCACACGGCATATCCGTTATACAGTGCATGCGCGTGAATTAATACAGGGGCATGAGGAACGCACGGCGCGTGGGAAATTCTATGTCTATACGAAGTATAAAGACATGGAGGAGAATTCTGTCGGAAAGATCGGCGATATGCTTACGGCAGAGGGGAAAATACGCCGCCCGCAGAGCTATCAAAACCCGGGACAGCTGGATACGCGATTTCTGCTGCGTGCAGATGGGATTACGGCAGCACTCTTTGCAAAAAAAGATGACATCCACATCGAAAAAAATACAGAGATATCTCTTGTACAAGCATTTATGGATTGGGCTGCAAATGTGCGCGCACATTATTTTGAGGGGATGGCAGAAGTCATGCCGCGCAGTGATGCTGCAGCTATCTTTGCCATGCTCTTCGGCGGCTACGAGGGGATACGCCCAGAGCTTCTTGAGGCGTTTACGATTACAGGAATTGTACATATTCTCTCGGTTTCCGGCTCTCACATCAGTCTCCTGGCAGCGGTCATTGCATGGGTTGCCCTCTTTCTGCACTTGCCGCGTTGGCTGTCGGCCACGGCGGTCATTTTTGCGATTGTTGTCTATGTCATCCTCGCGGGGCTCGTAGCCCCTGCTATACGCTCAGGCATCATGGGGGGCGTTGCCTTTCTGGGGCTGATTCTTGGGCGAGAGCGAGATGCCCAATATTTGCTCGTACTGACAGGGCTTCTGATGCTGCTCGTCTCGCCGCTCCTCCTCTTCCATATCAGTTTTCAGCTCTCCTTTCTTGCAACGGCGGGGCTTCTCTTTCTGGCCCCCATTCTGCGTGAATGGATGGAGCGCCTGCCGCGTGTCATTGCAGCGAGTTTCTCTATTACCATGGGGGCACAGCTGGCAACATTGCCGGTTCTTGCATGGCATTTCAATCAGATTTCACTCTCGTCCCTGCTCTCCAATCTCCTTGTTGTACCTCTCGTCGATCTCATTATCATCCTAGGTCTTGCAGGCGGCATTGCGGCGTTTCTTGTTCCCGTGTTCGGGAACATTATCTTTTCCGTTGACAGTCTCCTGCTTGGAGTCACATTTGAGATGACACGTGCGATGGCAGCGCTCCCGCTCTCTCAGATCTGGCTGCCCTCCCTTGGAATTTTATCAGGACTTTTCTACTATATTGTTCTTTCTATTCTGTTTTTGCCGAAAGTATATCGCAAAAAAGTAGGAATATTTATTTATCGTTTTCGCTTTAATATCATAATTATTTCTTCTTTTTTATTTATTGCTCTATTTTCTTGGCAGGTGCTGCGCACAGATGAAATGGAGGTGCATTTTATTGATGTCGGGCAGGGGGATGCAGCCCTCGTTGTAACGCCGCACGGCCATGCCATGCTCTTTGATACGGGGGGAACGCGGGACGGAGACTTCGATGTTGGGGCACGCGTCGATTTGCCGTATCTGCGCCACTATGGAATTCACGAAGTGGACTATATCTTTCTCTCACATGCTCACGAGGATCACGCGGCGGGTGCGGGTGCGATCCTCTCACATATGCCTGTCAAGCATGTCTATACCGCCGATGAGGGAACTGCCGCCTACGCGAGAAGCATGCGGCTCGGTGACGGCAGCCCTCTACTGAGGAAAATGAGCAGAGCGGAGGCAGGACAGTCCATTATACTGGACGGGGTGACAGTGGATATTCTCTATGCGCCCTCCTATGACAGCGTGGATCATACAACGGGAAATGAGGTCTCAAACGTCTATCGCGTACGTTATGGAAATGCCAGCTTTCTCTTTACGGGAGATCTTGTGAAGGAACACGAGGAAAAAATACTTTCCCAAAAAACGGAGCTCCATACGACTGTGCTCAAGGTTCCGCATCACGGTTCGGATACATCCAGCTGTGAGGCCTTCGCGCGAGAAATAAGACCGCTCTACGCCGTTTACTGTGTGGGCGCGGATAACACCTTTGGGCATCCGCGCCCCGCCGTTGTCGAACGATACGAGCGGATCGGCGCAAAAACTCTGCGAACGGATATAGATGGTGCCATTGTATTTCGTACGGACGGGGAACACCTGTCGGTCAGCACCTTTGCCGAGGGGAAATTTTTATGGAACTGA
- a CDS encoding replication-associated recombination protein A: MDEQGGLFERTAYQPLAERVRPHSLEDFVGQEHLLGKGKVLRRLIESDHITSMIFWGPPGVGKTTLAQIIAARTQARFINFSAVTSGIKDIRTVMHEAECRRIYGERIIVFVDEIHRFNKAQQDAFLPFVEKGSIVLIGATTENPSFEINSALLSRCRVFVLQGLNAEDIKCLLQHALASERGLRDMHVHISDEALTALAAFANGDARSALSTLEMLVLNAEERAGEIYVTEEDLAQCISRKSLLYDKSGEEHFNLISALHKSMRNSDPDAAVYWLARMLEAGEDPLYVARRVTRFAAEDVGLADPRALELAVAAYQACHYIGFPECNVHLTEAVVYLSLAPKSNAMETAYLAAAADARMMLAEPVPLVIRNAPTKLMKDLDYGKGYQYAHDAEDHITNMQCMPDNLVGKTYYHPTEQGMEGRFRERLDWIKEWKKNHPSETI, encoded by the coding sequence ATGGATGAACAGGGCGGTCTCTTTGAACGTACTGCATATCAGCCGCTCGCAGAGCGTGTTCGCCCGCATTCACTCGAAGACTTTGTCGGGCAGGAGCATCTCCTCGGTAAGGGCAAGGTGCTGCGCCGCTTGATCGAGAGTGACCATATCACCTCGATGATTTTCTGGGGACCGCCTGGAGTCGGCAAGACAACGCTTGCACAGATCATCGCCGCACGGACACAGGCGAGATTTATCAATTTCTCTGCGGTGACGAGCGGGATCAAGGACATCCGAACGGTCATGCACGAGGCGGAATGCCGCCGCATATACGGCGAGCGGATCATTGTCTTTGTCGATGAAATTCACCGATTCAACAAGGCACAGCAGGATGCCTTTCTGCCGTTTGTCGAAAAGGGGAGTATTGTGTTGATTGGGGCAACGACGGAGAATCCGTCCTTTGAGATCAACAGTGCTCTTCTGTCACGATGCCGTGTCTTTGTGCTTCAGGGATTGAACGCGGAGGACATTAAATGTCTGCTTCAGCATGCTCTTGCTTCGGAACGAGGGCTCCGCGATATGCACGTCCACATCTCCGACGAGGCGCTGACGGCTCTTGCCGCCTTTGCAAACGGGGATGCACGGAGTGCACTCTCCACGCTCGAAATGCTCGTTCTGAATGCGGAGGAACGCGCAGGTGAGATCTATGTGACGGAGGAAGATCTGGCGCAGTGCATCTCACGCAAATCGCTGCTCTACGATAAGAGCGGGGAGGAGCACTTCAATCTCATCTCCGCTCTCCATAAGTCCATGCGCAATTCTGATCCCGATGCGGCGGTCTACTGGCTTGCCCGCATGCTCGAGGCGGGCGAGGATCCCCTCTACGTTGCGCGGCGCGTGACACGCTTTGCGGCGGAAGATGTGGGGCTTGCCGACCCGCGGGCACTCGAACTCGCAGTTGCGGCCTATCAAGCATGCCACTACATTGGCTTTCCGGAGTGCAACGTCCATCTGACTGAGGCTGTAGTCTACCTATCTCTTGCGCCTAAATCGAATGCGATGGAAACTGCATACCTCGCCGCAGCAGCAGACGCCCGCATGATGCTCGCAGAACCGGTGCCGCTCGTCATTCGGAATGCCCCGACGAAACTCATGAAGGATCTCGACTACGGGAAGGGCTACCAATACGCACATGACGCGGAGGATCATATTACGAATATGCAGTGCATGCCGGACAATCTCGTCGGTAAAACATATTATCATCCGACCGAACAGGGGATGGAAGGACGCTTTCGGGAACGACTGGACTGGATTAAGGAATGGAAGAAAAACCATCCCTCGGAAACAATTTAG
- the speD gene encoding adenosylmethionine decarboxylase, which produces MDGKLKLYGFNNLTKALSFNIYDICYAKSAREQRDYIKYIDEQYNSDRLTKILSQVTDMIGARILNIAKQDYDPQGASVTMLIAEEAAVVSGSKTPVYAKEPMPETILAHLDKSHVTVHTYPEYHPDTSIATFRVDIDVATCGEITPLQTLDYLISQFDSDIITMDYRVRGFTRDLQGRKLFVDSKMTSIQEFIKQETLDEYDAVDINLYQASLFHTRMLIKEPQLQNYLFNTDVDEIPPKTRLLISTSLRREMIEIFSGRNVY; this is translated from the coding sequence TTGGATGGGAAGCTGAAATTATACGGGTTTAATAACCTCACTAAGGCGTTGAGCTTCAATATCTATGATATTTGCTATGCGAAATCGGCACGTGAACAGAGGGATTATATTAAGTACATTGATGAACAATACAATTCCGATCGACTCACGAAGATTCTCTCGCAGGTGACGGATATGATTGGCGCACGGATTCTCAACATTGCCAAGCAGGACTACGATCCGCAGGGAGCAAGCGTTACCATGCTGATCGCGGAGGAGGCGGCGGTTGTATCCGGCAGCAAGACCCCCGTATATGCAAAAGAGCCGATGCCGGAGACCATCCTCGCACATCTTGACAAGAGTCATGTGACTGTGCACACCTATCCGGAGTACCATCCTGATACAAGCATTGCAACCTTCCGCGTAGATATTGACGTGGCGACCTGTGGTGAGATCACGCCGCTGCAGACCCTTGACTACCTCATCAGTCAGTTTGACTCGGATATTATCACGATGGATTACCGCGTACGAGGGTTTACGCGCGATTTACAGGGGCGCAAGCTCTTTGTAGACAGCAAGATGACATCCATTCAGGAGTTTATCAAACAGGAAACGCTTGACGAGTACGATGCTGTAGACATCAACCTCTATCAGGCAAGTCTCTTCCATACGCGTATGCTGATCAAGGAACCGCAGCTGCAAAATTATCTCTTCAACACGGATGTCGATGAGATTCCGCCAAAGACACGGCTTCTCATCAGCACGAGTCTGCGCCGTGAGATGATCGAGATCTTCAGCGGAAGGAATGTGTATTAG